Proteins encoded within one genomic window of Flavobacterium sp. NG2:
- a CDS encoding Fic family protein, producing MKPPYDITPKILKLITSISEKLGEVNANYLSKQSPQLRKQNRIKTIYSSLQIEGNTLSEEQITALIDNKRIIGPEKDVLEVLNAIKVYEKLNEYKYNSDKSFLKAHLLLMNGLIESAGKYRTKGVGIVKGNKVEHVAPPFENVSFLMKDLFDYLNDSEELTLIKSCVFHYEMEFIHPFLDGNGRMGRLWQTLILMNQYPVFEFLPFETLISQTQDEYYKSLALSDKAGKSTFFIEYMLDVINKSLENLLNYNNRVLKNTDRLEYFLKLGLKEFTRKDYMNTFKDLSSATASRDLKKGMELQLFESSGNLNKTKYIVK from the coding sequence ATGAAGCCGCCATATGATATTACTCCAAAAATTCTCAAGTTAATTACTTCCATTTCTGAAAAGCTAGGAGAAGTAAATGCTAATTATCTGAGTAAACAATCTCCGCAATTAAGAAAACAGAATAGAATAAAAACAATTTATTCATCTTTACAGATTGAAGGTAATACACTATCAGAAGAACAGATTACAGCGCTAATAGACAATAAAAGAATTATCGGTCCAGAAAAAGATGTTTTAGAAGTGTTAAACGCTATAAAGGTTTACGAAAAACTTAATGAATACAAATACAATTCGGATAAAAGCTTCTTAAAAGCCCATCTTTTATTAATGAACGGATTGATTGAAAGTGCTGGGAAATACAGGACAAAAGGAGTTGGAATAGTTAAAGGAAATAAAGTGGAACATGTTGCTCCTCCATTTGAAAATGTTTCTTTTCTTATGAAAGATTTGTTTGATTACCTCAACGATTCTGAAGAATTAACCTTAATTAAAAGCTGTGTTTTTCATTACGAAATGGAATTCATTCATCCATTTTTAGACGGTAATGGTAGAATGGGAAGATTGTGGCAAACTTTAATTTTAATGAACCAATATCCTGTATTTGAATTCTTGCCTTTTGAAACTTTAATTAGCCAAACGCAGGATGAATATTACAAATCTCTTGCATTGAGTGATAAAGCTGGAAAATCAACATTCTTTATTGAATATATGCTTGATGTAATAAACAAATCTCTTGAGAACTTACTTAATTACAACAATAGAGTTTTAAAAAATACAGATAGATTAGAATATTTCTTAAAACTTGGATTAAAAGAATTTACCCGAAAAGATTATATGAATACTTTTAAAGACCTATCATCAGCAACTGCTAGTAGAGATCTAAAAAAAGGAATGGAATTACAACTGTTTGAAAGTAGCGGAAACCTAAATAAGACAAAGTATATAGTAAAATAA
- a CDS encoding NAD(P)-dependent oxidoreductase — MKKLTIGFIGLGLMGGNMVENLQKRGFELVVMDLNKDEVAKVIARGNATEASTPKELAEKSDIVMLCLTTSAVVEKVIYGEEGILAGIKKGAVLVDFGTSIPASTIKIGKDLAEKGAGMIDAPLGRTPAHAKDGLLNIMAAGDKETFEKVKPVLEEQGENVFYLGALGAGHTTKLINNFMGMTTVVAMSQAFAAAKLAGVDTQLLFDIMSTGPSSSPFMKFCKNYAVDNVSDLGFSINNANKDLGYFVQMMNDLGTTSLIAEATSTNLKAAVSADMGNGNVPEIFDYFMKLQK; from the coding sequence ATGAAAAAACTGACTATCGGATTTATCGGACTTGGCCTTATGGGCGGAAACATGGTTGAAAATCTGCAAAAAAGAGGATTCGAATTAGTAGTAATGGATCTTAATAAGGATGAGGTTGCCAAAGTTATCGCGCGCGGTAATGCAACTGAAGCTTCTACTCCTAAAGAATTAGCTGAAAAAAGTGATATCGTAATGTTGTGCCTTACAACTTCTGCAGTTGTTGAAAAGGTGATTTACGGTGAAGAAGGTATCTTAGCTGGAATTAAAAAAGGAGCTGTTTTGGTTGATTTTGGAACTTCAATTCCTGCATCAACTATCAAGATTGGTAAAGACTTAGCCGAAAAGGGAGCTGGTATGATAGATGCCCCACTGGGACGCACTCCTGCACATGCAAAAGACGGACTGCTTAATATCATGGCTGCTGGAGATAAGGAGACTTTCGAAAAAGTAAAACCAGTTCTTGAAGAACAAGGTGAGAATGTATTCTACCTAGGAGCTCTTGGTGCTGGTCATACGACTAAATTGATCAACAATTTTATGGGAATGACAACTGTGGTTGCTATGTCACAAGCTTTCGCAGCAGCGAAATTAGCTGGTGTAGACACGCAGTTATTGTTTGATATTATGTCTACTGGTCCTTCTAGCTCTCCGTTTATGAAGTTCTGTAAAAATTATGCTGTAGACAACGTTAGTGATTTAGGTTTCTCTATCAATAATGCAAACAAAGATTTGGGGTATTTTGTACAAATGATGAATGATCTTGGTACAACTTCTCTAATTGCTGAAGCTACTTCTACAAACCTTAAAGCGGCTGTAAGTGCTGATATGGGGAATGGAAATGTTCCAGAGATTTTCGATTACTTCATGAAGCTACAAAAATAG
- a CDS encoding chondroitinase-B domain-containing protein: protein MLKKIFTALVLFSVSIGFSATITVNSQASFDSAHNSAASGDIIKWSSGTFSNIYMNITKSNITVTAVTLGEVIFNGNSRVTMSGNSINFSGFQYKNGNIGTNNVISISGSNTIVSDINISGYTSYKYLIIQNACQYVTVKYCNFENRINTPDQNILSILVGTNPCYHKIQYCSFKNFVGSNYGGDAGVEPIRIGVSTTAANQSRSIVEYCYFTKCDGDGEIISHKATQCIYRYNTFMDNPYGELVLRHGDQAIVYGNFFIKNKGGVRVQEGKNHILYNNYFNELADRSIFIPADDTDRVENVLVAFNTIVKSAYVILGSNNPTYDPINITLANNIFFESTKGSLFINATGTETWIGNIANGTLGITPPSSGITAINPNLSLNPEGYYSLAAASPAINAAQSMSLPLSTIPNLTYDHEIKLDIIGTTRPSLITSKDVGCEEYDASATIQPYVTEKNTGPRYLMPPLSTQNFIKTIGSDIIIYPNPTIEDSLNIEFNLNQEINLDVELYDLNGKLINTIINNQSFEIGFHSLSHEVNISSGIYMIQITAKDKTGNVKATKVEKLIKK from the coding sequence ATGTTAAAAAAAATCTTCACTGCATTAGTATTATTTTCGGTTTCTATTGGTTTTTCGGCCACAATTACTGTGAATTCTCAAGCTAGCTTTGACTCAGCTCATAATTCAGCGGCATCGGGTGATATCATAAAATGGAGCTCAGGCACCTTTTCTAACATATACATGAATATCACTAAAAGCAATATTACAGTTACTGCTGTTACTCTTGGCGAAGTAATTTTCAATGGAAATTCGCGTGTTACGATGTCTGGGAATTCTATCAATTTTAGTGGATTTCAATATAAAAATGGAAACATAGGAACCAATAATGTTATTAGTATTTCTGGGAGCAACACTATTGTTTCGGACATCAATATTTCGGGATATACCAGTTATAAGTATTTAATAATTCAAAATGCCTGTCAATATGTAACCGTAAAGTATTGCAATTTTGAAAATAGAATAAATACCCCCGATCAAAATATCCTATCAATTTTAGTCGGGACGAATCCTTGTTATCACAAAATACAATACTGTTCCTTCAAAAACTTTGTTGGAAGCAACTATGGCGGTGACGCTGGCGTTGAACCTATTCGAATAGGAGTTAGTACCACAGCCGCCAACCAAAGTAGGTCTATTGTAGAATATTGCTATTTCACCAAATGTGATGGTGATGGCGAAATTATATCGCACAAAGCAACGCAATGTATTTATAGATACAACACATTCATGGACAATCCTTATGGTGAATTGGTGCTTCGCCATGGTGACCAAGCTATTGTTTACGGAAACTTTTTTATAAAAAATAAAGGTGGCGTTCGGGTTCAAGAAGGAAAGAATCACATACTTTACAACAATTATTTCAACGAATTAGCAGATAGATCCATATTTATTCCTGCAGACGACACCGATAGAGTCGAAAATGTACTTGTCGCCTTTAATACTATCGTCAAAAGTGCCTATGTAATATTAGGAAGTAACAATCCTACCTATGACCCCATAAATATCACCCTAGCCAATAACATCTTTTTCGAATCCACGAAAGGTAGTTTATTCATAAATGCCACTGGAACCGAAACTTGGATAGGAAATATTGCAAATGGAACTTTAGGAATTACACCACCTAGCAGCGGTATTACAGCAATAAATCCAAATCTAAGCCTTAATCCTGAAGGTTATTATAGTTTGGCAGCTGCCAGTCCAGCGATTAATGCAGCACAATCCATGAGTCTTCCATTATCTACAATACCCAATCTAACCTACGACCATGAGATTAAACTAGACATTATAGGAACAACAAGACCTTCATTAATTACATCAAAGGATGTTGGTTGTGAGGAATATGATGCAAGCGCTACAATACAACCATATGTTACCGAAAAGAATACTGGTCCAAGGTATTTGATGCCGCCATTAAGTACCCAAAATTTTATAAAAACAATAGGGAGTGATATCATCATATACCCAAATCCTACTATTGAAGACAGCCTCAATATAGAATTTAACCTTAATCAAGAAATCAATTTGGATGTTGAATTATACGACCTAAATGGAAAATTAATAAATACGATTATAAACAACCAGTCATTCGAAATAGGATTCCATTCATTGTCTCATGAGGTTAATATTAGTTCTGGTATTTATATGATCCAAATAACAGCAAAAGATAAAACTGGAAATGTAAAAGCCACCAAAGTGGAGAAACTTATCAAAAAGTAG
- a CDS encoding transposase produces the protein MAKIVRLSEFQYKFSIFTINENFDSFYAQFLKTDLGKIYLSMPFSELSQAFKLKDSNKGTHCYFSPKGKIALMMLKNYYGCSDKKLIELLNGNIFMQFFCDILIPIDKPLTNFKIVSQIRMELSKGLNIRKSQEILAKNWIPFMSDLDKIFTDATCYESEVRFPTNQKLLWECVQWNYKQMEALCGMLKIKLPRTKYLDWCRRYNEYSKKRKKQSKHRTKVTRGLLKLLYKLNAELNKIENQNSFEATKKYKNQRSLIAKVYQQQSQIFKTGKSVPDRIISISKSYIRPIVRGKEVKQVEFGAKVNKIQIDGINFIEHIQYRAFNEGTRLQSTVFCAQNLTKTKVKMLGADAIYATNKNRTFTTSNNIQTDFVRKGKAGKNEEQRKILAKEIKKERSTRLEGSFGKEKEHYNLKKIKAKTQKSEMLWIFFGIHTGNALEIGRRILKQQQILAA, from the coding sequence ATGGCAAAAATAGTACGTTTAAGCGAATTTCAATACAAATTTTCAATTTTTACTATCAATGAAAATTTTGATAGTTTTTACGCCCAATTTTTAAAAACGGATTTGGGTAAAATATACCTTTCAATGCCTTTTTCTGAGCTTAGTCAAGCCTTCAAATTGAAAGATTCTAACAAAGGGACTCATTGTTATTTTAGTCCCAAGGGTAAGATTGCCCTGATGATGTTAAAAAATTACTACGGTTGCTCGGATAAAAAACTTATTGAGCTTTTGAACGGTAATATTTTCATGCAGTTTTTTTGCGACATTCTAATTCCTATAGACAAGCCCCTGACTAATTTTAAAATCGTGAGCCAAATCAGAATGGAACTCTCCAAAGGTTTAAATATTCGAAAGAGTCAAGAAATATTAGCTAAAAACTGGATTCCATTTATGAGTGATTTGGATAAAATTTTTACCGATGCCACTTGTTACGAAAGCGAGGTACGCTTTCCAACTAATCAAAAACTACTATGGGAATGCGTACAATGGAATTACAAACAAATGGAAGCCTTATGTGGTATGTTAAAAATCAAGTTACCAAGAACCAAGTATTTGGATTGGTGTAGACGCTATAATGAATATTCTAAAAAAAGAAAAAAGCAATCAAAACACCGTACAAAAGTAACCAGAGGACTGTTGAAATTATTGTACAAACTTAACGCTGAACTCAATAAAATTGAGAATCAAAATTCTTTTGAAGCTACTAAAAAATACAAAAACCAACGTTCTCTAATCGCTAAGGTGTATCAACAACAGTCTCAAATTTTTAAAACAGGCAAAAGTGTTCCAGATAGAATAATAAGTATTAGTAAAAGCTATATTAGACCTATTGTAAGAGGTAAGGAAGTAAAACAAGTTGAATTTGGAGCCAAAGTCAACAAAATCCAAATTGATGGAATTAATTTTATAGAACATATTCAGTACAGAGCTTTCAATGAAGGTACACGTCTTCAAAGCACGGTTTTTTGCGCTCAAAACTTAACCAAAACTAAAGTAAAAATGCTTGGTGCTGATGCAATTTATGCCACCAATAAAAATCGAACATTCACCACTTCAAACAACATCCAAACCGATTTTGTGCGAAAAGGAAAAGCTGGCAAAAATGAAGAACAGCGTAAAATCTTAGCTAAAGAAATCAAAAAAGAACGCTCCACTCGATTAGAAGGAAGTTTTGGAAAAGAGAAAGAACATTACAATCTAAAAAAGATAAAAGCCAAAACCCAAAAAAGTGAAATGCTTTGGATCTTCTTCGGAATACATACAGGAAATGCCCTGGAAATAGGAAGAAGAATTCTCAAGCAGCAACAAATTTTAGCAGCCTAA
- a CDS encoding OsmC family peroxiredoxin, producing MKRNATAVWKGSLKEGAGVLTTQSKTLENTQYSFNSRFEEGVGTNPEELVAAAHSGCFTMQLSAFISEGGYEIESIETKCVINLVEGTIIGSHLIVNAKVKGISNEVFQELVTKAELNCPISKLFTAEITSEATLH from the coding sequence ATGAAAAGAAATGCAACCGCAGTTTGGAAAGGTTCCTTAAAAGAAGGAGCAGGAGTATTAACTACACAAAGTAAAACCTTAGAAAACACTCAGTATTCTTTTAATTCCCGTTTTGAGGAAGGGGTAGGAACTAATCCAGAAGAATTAGTCGCAGCAGCTCATTCGGGATGTTTTACGATGCAGCTGTCTGCTTTTATCAGTGAAGGGGGATATGAAATTGAGAGTATTGAAACTAAATGTGTAATCAACTTAGTAGAAGGAACTATTATCGGTTCTCATTTGATAGTAAACGCTAAAGTAAAAGGGATTTCGAACGAAGTCTTTCAAGAATTAGTGACTAAAGCCGAATTGAACTGTCCTATTTCAAAATTGTTTACTGCTGAAATTACTTCAGAAGCGACATTACATTAA
- a CDS encoding NYN domain-containing protein, with amino-acid sequence MSLKELKLAVLIDADNVPYSNVKGMMEEITKYGTPTTKRIYADWTKPNANGWKSVLLEHAITPIQQYSYTVGKNSSDSAMIIDAMDLLYSDKVDGFCIVSSDSDFTRLAIRLRESGMKVIGIGEKKTPNSFIVACDRFIYIEVLDGAIKKKTKKPAPPPPTGAKKSATKNLNTIDTQTIDLIEDSIEDIADDSGWAFLGDVGNLIVKKKPEFDPRNYGFAKLTPMLKSLTDILDIDEKDSDKKGIKHVYVRLKLN; translated from the coding sequence ATGTCACTAAAAGAATTAAAACTCGCCGTACTTATTGATGCTGATAATGTGCCTTACAGCAATGTAAAAGGCATGATGGAGGAAATTACAAAATACGGTACTCCTACCACCAAACGTATTTATGCCGACTGGACGAAACCTAACGCTAACGGTTGGAAAAGTGTTTTACTGGAACACGCCATCACTCCTATTCAACAATACAGTTATACTGTGGGTAAAAATTCCTCGGATTCGGCCATGATTATTGATGCGATGGATTTACTGTATTCTGATAAAGTGGACGGTTTTTGTATTGTTTCTAGTGATAGTGATTTTACACGACTAGCGATTCGTCTTAGAGAATCTGGGATGAAAGTTATAGGGATTGGCGAAAAGAAAACACCCAACTCATTTATTGTAGCTTGTGACCGATTTATTTATATCGAAGTTTTGGATGGTGCCATTAAGAAAAAGACCAAAAAACCTGCCCCCCCTCCTCCTACAGGAGCAAAAAAATCTGCTACCAAGAATTTAAATACAATTGACACCCAAACGATTGACCTTATTGAAGATTCTATTGAGGATATCGCCGACGATAGCGGTTGGGCTTTTCTGGGCGATGTAGGAAACCTAATCGTAAAGAAAAAACCCGAATTTGACCCTCGAAATTATGGTTTTGCGAAACTTACGCCTATGCTTAAATCGTTAACAGATATTCTTGACATTGACGAGAAAGACTCCGACAAAAAAGGAATAAAACATGTGTACGTACGATTAAAACTGAATTAA
- a CDS encoding mechanosensitive ion channel family protein — MDEKFSIEETLNALWDKVGDWANEIIFKLPNFIMAVFIMVCFYFIARSIKRVLQKFLLHRIAQKSIQDISAKIAFIIVIFIGFFISLSVLGLNKLLTSVLAGAGVMGLAIGLALQGTLSNTFGGVVLSFMHKIRINDYIETDDAKGFVSEISLRNVVLRQTDNNYVIVPNSKFVENAFTNYSISTRSRIAVKCFVSYDSNLQEVEDLVIRIIGDNFKQKEGEYVEFFFTEFDDSSINFMTRFWIDMTKIKQEHSARHKAIKLIKTHFDAEGIVIPYPVHTVQIEKKYFNTETRTENNEQEDDLTT, encoded by the coding sequence ATGGACGAAAAATTTTCAATAGAAGAAACCTTGAACGCACTCTGGGATAAAGTGGGGGATTGGGCAAATGAGATCATATTTAAATTGCCAAACTTTATTATGGCTGTTTTTATTATGGTCTGTTTTTATTTTATAGCGAGATCGATAAAAAGAGTTTTGCAGAAATTTTTATTGCATCGTATTGCTCAAAAATCGATACAAGATATATCAGCTAAAATTGCTTTTATAATAGTGATTTTTATAGGCTTTTTTATCTCTTTAAGTGTATTAGGACTCAATAAGCTTTTAACGAGTGTTCTTGCTGGTGCTGGTGTCATGGGGTTAGCGATTGGTTTGGCGCTTCAAGGGACTTTAAGTAATACTTTTGGTGGTGTTGTTTTATCTTTTATGCATAAAATTAGAATTAATGACTACATCGAAACGGATGATGCCAAAGGCTTTGTTTCTGAAATAAGTCTAAGAAATGTGGTGTTGCGACAAACTGATAATAATTATGTGATTGTTCCAAACTCAAAATTCGTTGAAAACGCATTCACTAATTATTCCATTAGTACTCGAAGTAGAATAGCGGTAAAATGCTTTGTGAGTTATGATAGTAACCTTCAAGAAGTAGAAGATTTAGTGATTCGCATAATAGGTGATAATTTTAAGCAAAAGGAAGGGGAATATGTAGAGTTCTTTTTTACTGAATTTGATGATTCATCCATCAATTTTATGACACGATTCTGGATTGACATGACTAAAATCAAGCAAGAGCATAGCGCACGTCATAAAGCTATAAAACTAATAAAAACTCATTTTGATGCAGAGGGAATTGTCATTCCATATCCTGTTCATACTGTACAAATTGAAAAAAAATATTTTAATACCGAAACAAGAACTGAAAACAACGAACAAGAAGATGACTTGACAACCTAA
- a CDS encoding SLC13 family permease, which translates to MDLNIILMFSVLLATMVLFVFEVFSIDKIAFLIIVSLILLGLVTPEEGVSGFSNSATIAVLSLMILAIAMEENGVIHWLTSGMEKIKSWPIFIIAPVFMIVTASISAFISTTAVVVVFIKIVKQLSEKYKIPQSKLLLPISFAGILGGSCTLMGTTTNLIVNAVAKDLGAEKLGFFEFSILGITFLLVSIVFITITLRWLPWDKTKKLTTDYEIDDYITKVRIHPDSQLIGKTIEESFLLEKLNVSLLQIIRNNLIHNSPGKYITLKKDDELLLMCNIENLDRIKKSDNFIVNNDNNLDTLESEDEKGNDKVTSELNESVFVELLMLPGAALLGKTLGSLRSFMLQGAIPLAIKKRKTFISIKEKILKNSMSPLFLKVGDRLLVEISKGDLPALQSMENVVLLQEYYTSVRNPNFKKYFSLSVLILVIALAATGLLSIMVSALTGVCILLVTKNLDLKTVYKKVNWQIFFLLAGMIPLGAAMHNTGADIWISEKLLFFLGGQDNYVIIGSLFLVTMILSGVVSNNATAIIMTPIAISLAQGLNLDFKPFILTIMFAANFSFFTPMGYQTNTLIYGIGNYNFKHFLLIGGMLSIILWLLATFLLAKTI; encoded by the coding sequence ATGGATTTAAATATTATTTTAATGTTTTCGGTACTCTTGGCCACAATGGTTTTATTTGTCTTTGAAGTTTTCTCCATTGATAAGATAGCCTTTTTAATCATTGTGTCATTAATATTATTAGGGTTGGTCACTCCAGAAGAAGGTGTTAGTGGTTTTTCAAACAGTGCCACGATTGCAGTGCTATCCCTAATGATATTGGCTATTGCTATGGAAGAAAACGGTGTTATTCATTGGCTCACATCGGGTATGGAAAAAATAAAATCTTGGCCTATTTTCATAATAGCTCCCGTTTTTATGATTGTTACCGCAAGTATTTCTGCTTTTATTAGTACAACTGCTGTAGTGGTTGTTTTCATTAAGATTGTCAAACAACTTTCAGAGAAATATAAAATACCACAATCAAAACTCTTATTGCCAATTTCTTTTGCGGGTATATTAGGAGGTTCTTGTACATTGATGGGGACAACAACAAATTTGATTGTAAACGCTGTTGCAAAAGATCTAGGGGCAGAAAAATTAGGTTTTTTTGAATTTTCAATTTTAGGGATTACTTTTTTATTAGTGTCTATTGTATTTATTACGATTACGCTACGTTGGCTTCCTTGGGATAAGACAAAAAAACTTACCACGGATTATGAAATTGATGATTACATTACTAAAGTTCGGATTCATCCAGATTCACAATTAATAGGGAAAACAATTGAAGAAAGTTTTTTACTTGAAAAACTAAATGTATCACTCCTACAAATAATTAGAAACAACCTGATTCATAATTCTCCAGGTAAATATATTACATTGAAAAAAGACGATGAATTGCTTTTAATGTGTAATATCGAAAATTTAGATCGTATTAAAAAGTCAGATAATTTTATTGTTAATAATGATAATAATTTGGACACTTTAGAGTCTGAAGACGAAAAAGGAAATGATAAGGTGACTAGTGAACTTAATGAGAGTGTTTTTGTTGAGCTTTTAATGCTTCCAGGAGCTGCCTTATTGGGTAAAACTTTGGGGAGTTTGCGTAGCTTTATGTTGCAAGGCGCTATTCCATTGGCAATAAAGAAAAGAAAAACCTTTATTAGCATCAAAGAAAAAATCCTAAAAAACAGTATGAGTCCTTTGTTTTTAAAAGTAGGTGATAGATTATTAGTTGAAATTTCTAAGGGAGATCTTCCTGCGCTCCAATCTATGGAGAATGTAGTTTTGTTACAAGAATATTACACAAGTGTAAGGAACCCTAATTTCAAGAAATATTTTTCATTAAGCGTTTTAATTTTAGTAATTGCACTAGCAGCGACAGGCTTATTGTCAATAATGGTAAGTGCTTTAACGGGGGTTTGTATATTACTAGTGACCAAGAATCTAGACTTGAAAACAGTCTATAAAAAGGTGAACTGGCAAATATTTTTCTTGCTTGCCGGTATGATTCCGTTGGGTGCCGCAATGCATAATACTGGTGCGGATATTTGGATTTCCGAAAAGCTATTGTTTTTTTTAGGAGGACAAGATAATTATGTAATTATTGGTTCCCTTTTCTTAGTTACAATGATATTAAGTGGTGTAGTGAGTAATAACGCTACTGCAATTATTATGACGCCAATTGCTATTTCGTTAGCACAAGGTCTAAATTTGGATTTTAAGCCTTTTATATTGACCATCATGTTTGCAGCAAATTTTAGTTTTTTCACTCCCATGGGATACCAAACAAATACTTTAATTTATGGAATTGGGAATTATAATTTTAAACATTTTTTATTAATAGGTGGGATGCTAAGTATAATACTATGGCTATTAGCCACTTTTTTGTTAGCCAAAACGATATAA
- a CDS encoding formylglycine-generating enzyme family protein, which produces MNKKQKKIGLYSLAVLGIVSIAFGYTQYVKNSNKDIALDCNDSNSVSRGDLFKPTIENKNNKPNIAAPKGMVWIPGGEFSMGSDVADESLCNIKGVTKDATPIHRVYVDGYWMDETEVTNDQYEAFVKATGYVTVAEMKPTVEEFPNIPEEYLIAGSAVFKPTPGKVDLNNYIQWWDFRGGANWRHPEGPDSTIKGKGNYPVVHIAYEDAVAYAQWAGKRLPTEAEWEFAARGGKAGDLYAWGNTLKVDGKFQANIFEGEFPVAKGDTGEDGFVGIAPVKQYKPNAYGLYDVGGNVWEWVYDWYSETYYEEISRDGKVVRNPKGPETAPYDITGNNEKKRVHRGGSFLCTSEYCSRYMVGTRGNGEIRSAANHLGFRCVK; this is translated from the coding sequence GTGAATAAAAAACAAAAAAAAATCGGGTTGTACTCCTTAGCTGTACTCGGTATTGTTTCAATTGCTTTTGGATATACTCAATATGTTAAAAATTCAAATAAAGATATTGCTTTAGATTGTAATGATTCAAATTCAGTTTCTAGAGGAGACTTGTTTAAGCCTACAATCGAAAACAAAAATAATAAACCTAATATTGCGGCACCAAAAGGAATGGTTTGGATTCCTGGAGGAGAGTTTTCTATGGGAAGTGATGTTGCTGATGAAAGTTTGTGTAACATTAAAGGGGTTACTAAAGATGCTACTCCAATTCATCGCGTGTATGTAGACGGTTATTGGATGGATGAAACCGAGGTTACTAATGATCAGTATGAAGCTTTTGTGAAAGCTACGGGTTATGTCACTGTAGCCGAGATGAAGCCTACTGTCGAAGAATTTCCTAATATTCCTGAAGAGTATTTGATTGCTGGGTCGGCTGTATTTAAACCTACTCCAGGAAAAGTTGATTTGAATAATTATATCCAATGGTGGGACTTTAGAGGAGGAGCCAATTGGAGACATCCAGAAGGTCCAGATAGTACTATTAAAGGAAAAGGAAATTATCCTGTCGTGCATATTGCGTATGAAGATGCTGTAGCTTATGCTCAATGGGCAGGAAAGCGTTTGCCAACCGAAGCGGAGTGGGAATTTGCTGCTCGAGGCGGAAAAGCAGGAGATTTATACGCTTGGGGTAATACCTTAAAAGTAGACGGTAAATTTCAAGCTAACATTTTTGAAGGTGAATTTCCTGTTGCTAAAGGAGATACTGGAGAAGATGGTTTTGTGGGTATTGCGCCTGTAAAACAATACAAACCCAATGCATACGGATTATATGATGTGGGAGGAAATGTATGGGAATGGGTTTATGATTGGTATAGCGAAACCTATTATGAAGAAATTAGTAGAGACGGAAAAGTGGTTCGTAATCCCAAAGGTCCAGAGACAGCTCCCTATGATATTACAGGGAATAATGAAAAGAAACGTGTACATCGAGGAGGTTCTTTTTTATGTACTAGTGAATATTGTAGCCGATATATGGTAGGAACGAGAGGAAATGGAGAAATCAGATCGGCAGCAAATCATTTAGGTTTTAGATGTGTTAAATAG